The genome window ATCTAGCGAGCAGAAGCGGCTGGGCCGTTTCCCCAGCCCAGGTGCTCCGGGGCCACCGGGGTGGAGACGTCGACGTACACCTTGCCCTCGCGAATCTCGTGGCGATAGAACGTAAGCCGCATATGCGGATAGTCCGGATCGGTCAGCCCGGTCCTCAGGTTCCAGGGCCAGCGATGGACGGGACAGATAACGCATCCGTTGGCGACTTCGCCCCTGCCCAGTGAACCCTGGGCGTGCGGACACAGATTGCCCACCACCACGAATCGTCCGGCGTCGTTGCAGATCGCGTACGATTGCTCCCCTACCTGGACGCGTACGGCGCTCCCTGGAGGAGCCTGCGTGACATCGATTGTGTAGACCCATTCCGGGGCCGCCCCGTGACTGCTGCGCATCACCCTGATCCCTCGTCTTGTCTTGCGCGCTCTGTTACCCCGCCCGCAGCTGCCGGCGACATTCGCGACAAATCCACTGGCTCGACTCGATCTGCTGGAGGGAGCCCAGCCGCCCGCAGCCGTCGCACAAATCCACTCTTCCCTTGTGTGAGGCCTTGGCGACTTCCTCGTTGAGCTCGAGGATGTCCTCCAGAAGCTGAACCTGCAGGGAGGCGTTCATTGCCCGGTCGCGATGCATGGCCAGGATCTGCCCCACGGACCCGAAGACCAGGAATCCGACCAGCCCGATGCTGGCCACGGCGGCAGCGCCCAGATAGAGCTGGTTGGAGTTGTATTGATGAAGCAGGCCGGAAAGTGGGCCGCCGACGAGGACGCCGTCGATCAGGGCTTGGGCGCGGAGGACGAGGTAGCCCCCAAGGCCGGCACCGGCGATCAGCACCACCACCGCCAGAGCATAGAAAGAGCCGATGAGGAAGCGAATGATGCCGTATTTGCGTTTCTTGCGCTTACTGGCCATGCGGGTGCCGTCCTACTCACCGGTGGCGGGTCCATGCGGCAGCCGGGCACTATAGCGGCAGAGGAGCCGGCGTTCAATCCGCGCTGACCGTCACCAGCTCCGCCAATCGATCCATCTCCTGCCGCAGGGCCCAATCCGGGAATCGCTCGGACGGGCGTTTCTCGGCCTGGTATGCCCGGATGACCTGCGCGATCGCCAGGTGAACGAGCTCGGCCGGCACCTTGATTTTCCTGTCGCCGTCCCGGCACACAAAACGTCCGAAC of Phycisphaerae bacterium contains these proteins:
- a CDS encoding Rieske 2Fe-2S domain-containing protein, coding for MRSSHGAAPEWVYTIDVTQAPPGSAVRVQVGEQSYAICNDAGRFVVVGNLCPHAQGSLGRGEVANGCVICPVHRWPWNLRTGLTDPDYPHMRLTFYRHEIREGKVYVDVSTPVAPEHLGWGNGPAASAR